A segment of the Micrococcales bacterium genome:
AAAAGCCGTTCGGAAGTCATCCGCGAGGCGCTGGTGGCCTCGGCCACGTGAAGGTTCACGATTCGGCGCTGCGCCACGGGATCGGCGTGGAGGACGCGATCCAAGCGGCTGTCTTTTCATTGTGGGTCGAGGACCTCGACGGGGATAGACCCTCCCGCCAGTTGCGGCTTGGTTTCGACACCCGCGGTCGCCTCCTAGAGACGGTGGTGCTCGTATTTGACAGCGGCAACCAGTTGGTTATTCACGCCATGA
Coding sequences within it:
- a CDS encoding toxin: MKVHDSALRHGIGVEDAIQAAVFSLWVEDLDGDRPSRQLRLGFDTRGRLLETVVLVFDSGNQLVIHAMKARPQMIDLLP